Proteins from one Megalops cyprinoides isolate fMegCyp1 chromosome 11, fMegCyp1.pri, whole genome shotgun sequence genomic window:
- the si:ch211-199f5.1 gene encoding protocadherin-8 — translation MGSKRLRGVLTVWHRWMLVFTLLHTLTVSEGKTVKYQTYEEDAPDTVIGNLAKDMSLNPSLGTKTNFRMMKQFNASFIRLRESDGQLTIGERIDREKICKHTPQCLIAFDVVSFSKEQFKLIHVEVEVKDINDNSPEFPNKESTLEISENAAVGSRIPLDVAVDADVGSNYIQSYQISVNSHFTIDVVIRADGVKSAELVLMKELDRETQSSYVLELVATDGGNPSRSGTTRINVKVKDFNDNSPVFDQNNFSVDLLEDAPVGFLLLDLNAVDPDEGLNGEVVYGFGNQVSAEIRQLFKVDRKSGRLTLQSPIDFENKKTYELDVHAYDLGPNPIPSICKVVVHVQDVNDNAPEISITPMTSITAGIAYITEAAAKESFVALISTSDRDSGANGQVHCTLYGHDHFKLQQAYEDSYMIVTTAPLDREKIAEYNLTVVAEDLGSPPFRTITQYTIRLSDENDNAPVFSKAVYEVSVVENNAPGAYIATVVARDLDLGHNGKVSYRLLDSYIMGSPVATFVSLDPATGSIYALRSFNYEVMKQLELRIQASDGGSPQLHSSASINLKIVDQNDNAPSITHPVLNNGSAEILLPKDAPSGYIITQIKARDADDGVNAELSYKIIKGEDSVFSINKATGEISLNRELHYDVNESLKISVTVNDNGRPSLTSTATIHFTVVAGAPPSGHTAVKQNTEEGSIQWDMSIVIIVVLAGSCTLLLLAIILIATTCNRRKKQKDTMDLPHLENTKNNSESLTSSHSGNVFDSRAYSNKSPFANSHAAGSDQCSGSEDGSETTCVYEPENRIRGGKFEGYSTLPGYGKEAVRPITIWKGNSYTTISARDPQFSGKDSGKGDSDFNDSDSDISGDGIKKDCPPTNVQSGLWACTSECKILGHSDRCWSPSASRSNANPSHGHLSSFAKTASLPRDTQRRDNYYQAHIPKTVGLQSVYEKVLHREYDYVLVSPPRPVRVQEINEITVPVYAPTTTRCPANNV, via the exons ATGGGTTCGAAAAGACTGCGAGGCGTTTTAACTGTTTGGCATAGGTGGATGCTCGTTTTCACTTTGTTGCACACTTTGACTGTCTCCGAGGGAAAGACAGTGAAGTATCAAACCTATGAAGAAGATGCTCCTGACACTGTGATCGGAAACCTCGCCAAGGACATGTCCTTAAACCCCTCACTGGGCACCAAGACTAATTTTCGGATGATGAAACAGTTCAACGCTTCTTTTATCAGACTGAGAGAAAGCGACGGACAGCTTACCATTGGGGAACGAATCGACAGAGAGAAAATCTGCAAACACACCCCTCAGTGTCTCATCGCTTTTGACGTTGTCAGTTTTTCCAAAGAACAGTTCAAATTGATCCACGTAGAAGTGGAGGTCAAGGACATCAATGACAACTCTCCTGAGTTTCCTAACAAGGAATCTACCCTGGAAATTTCAGAGAACGCAGCGGTGGGTTCCAGAATTCCTTTAGATGTTGCTGTCGACGCAGATGTGGGTTCAAACTACATCCAAAGCTACCAAATTTCAGTAAACAGCCATTTTACCATTGATGTAGTGATCAGAGCCGATGGGGTTAAATCTGCGGAGCTGGTGTTAATGAAGGAGCTGGACAGGGAGACTCAGTCATCCTATGTACTGGAGCTTGTTGCTACCGACGGAGGAAACCCATCCCGGTCGGGTACCACAAGGATAAATGTCAAGGTGAAAGATTTCAACGACAACAGTCCGGTTTTCGACCAGAACAATTTCTCAGTAGACCTACTGGAAGACGCACCGGTTGGGTTCCTTTTGTTGGACTTAAACGCGGTCGATCCAGACGAGGGTTTGAATGGTGAAGTTGTATATGGGTTCGGAAATCAGGTGTCTGCTGAGATCAGACAACTTTTTAAAGTGGACCGTAAATCCGGACGCCTAACGCTCCAGAGTCCAATCGATTTTGAGAACAAGAAAACGTACGAATTAGACGTGCATGCATACGATTTAGGTCCCAACCCAATCCCCTCAATCTGTAAAGTAGTTGTTCATGTCCAAGACGTGAACGATAATGCTCCAGAAATCAGTATTACGCCCATGACATCCATCACGGCGGGGATTGCATACATCACAGAGGCTGCGGCCAAAGAGAGCTTTGTTGCGCTGATCAGTACCTCGGACAGAGACTCTGGCGCAAATGGGCAGGTTCACTGCACCCTGTACGGCCACGACCATTTCAAACTTCAGCAGGCGTACGAGGACAGCTACATGATCGTTACCACGGCACCCCTGGACAGGGAAAAGATAGCCGAATACAACTTGACTGTGGTGGCCGAAGATTTGGGATCCCCTCCGTTCAGAACAATTACACAGTACACCATCAGGCTAAGCGACGAGAACGACAACGCCCCTGTGTTTAGCAAGGCAGTGTATGAAGTTTCTGTGGTGGAAAACAATGCGCCAGGCGCGTACATTGCCACAGTAGTGGCACGGGACCTTGATTTGGGACACAATGGCAAAGTCAGTTACAGGCTATTAGACTCTTACATCATGGGTTCCCCAGTAGCTACGTTTGTATCTCTTGATCCCGCCACAGGTTCGATCTACGCCCTGAGAAGTTTCAATTATGAAGTCATGAAACAGCTGGAGCTACGAATCCAGGCAAGCGACGGGGGGTCGCCGCAGCTACACAGCAGCGCATCCATCAATCTAAAAATAGTTGATCAGAATGACAACGCACCTTCCATCACGCACCCCGTCCTGAATAATGGATCTGCTGAAATCCTTCTACCAAAAGATGCGCCTTCAGGTTATATTATAACCCAGATAAAGGCAAGAGATGCTGACGATGGGGTAAATGCGGAGCTGTCCTACAAAATTATCAAAGGGGAAGATTCTGTGTTCTCCATCAACAAAGCCACAGGGGAGATCAGCCTGAACCGTGAGCTGCACTATGACGTTAACGAAAGCTTGAAAATCTCAGTCACCGTCAATGACAATGGAAGACCTTCACTGACTTCCACAGCAACTATCCACTTCACTGTCGTTGCAGGAGCTCCCCCTAGCGGGCACACCGCAGTCAAGCAGAACACGGAGGAAGGGTCGATTCAGTGGGACATGTCAATTGTAATTATTGTCGTACTAGCAGGGAGTTGCACCCTCCTCTTGTTGGCCATCATACTAATCGCAACCACTTGCAACCGACgcaaaaaacaaaaggacacGATGGATTTGCCGCACTTGGAGAATACGAAAAACAACAGCGAATCGCTGACCTCTAGCCACAGTGGCAACGTGTTCGACTCTCGCGCCTATTCCAATAAATCACCTTTCGCCAATTCCCACGCGGCTGGAAGCGACCAGTGTTCCGGCTCCGAAGACGGCAGCGAGACAACATGTGTGTACGAGCCCGAGAACAGGATTCGCGGGGGAAAATTTGAG GGCTATTCGACTTTACCTGGCTACGGCAAAGAAGCTGTCAGACCGATTACAATATGGAAGGGCAATTCTTACACAACCATCTCAGCCAGGGACCCTCAGTTCAGCGGGAAGGATAGCGGCAAAGGGGACAGCGACTTCAATGACAGCGACTCCGATATCAGCGGTGATGGCatcaaaaaagactgccccCCGACCAACGTTCAAAGTG GACTGTGGGCGTGCACCAGTGAGTGCAAGATCCTCGGTCACTCCGATCGGTGCTGGAGCCCCTCGGCGAGCAGGTCTAATGCCAACCCTTCCCACGGACATCTCTCCTCATTCGCCAAGACAGCGTCACTGCCACGGGACACGCAGCGTCGAGACAACTACTACCAGGCGCACATACCCAAGACTGTCGGCTTACAGAGCGTCTACGAGAAAGTTTTACACAGGGAATACGATTATGTACTGGTTTCCCCTCCACGACCTGTAAGGGTGCAAGAAATTAACGAGATTACTGTCCCCGTGTATGCGCCTACCACTACACGGTGCCCCGCGAATAACGTCTAA